Proteins encoded together in one Gemmatimonadaceae bacterium window:
- a CDS encoding sulfur transferase domain-containing protein — protein sequence MRAVLLLLLATGVISAPSTAVSQRFTGKSPARGLPTPVMLFNADEFSHSLAGIGDDLFISGQPDEAGLRRMHDLGVTTIVNLRTPEEMRTVPFDEPALAARLGMTYVFLPSGDTDHPFDPGTVTQFSDALGRTKGKVLLHCAVGWRARHLWAAYLIKERGTSVDSALANARALGPMTRDTNKPAPVEQYLGRELPELRVPSAGRRTAAP from the coding sequence ATGCGCGCCGTCCTTTTGCTCTTGTTGGCCACGGGCGTGATCTCGGCACCGTCGACTGCGGTATCGCAGCGTTTCACCGGGAAGAGTCCCGCTCGGGGACTCCCCACCCCCGTGATGCTCTTCAACGCAGATGAGTTCTCGCATAGTCTGGCTGGGATCGGCGACGATCTCTTCATCAGCGGGCAGCCTGACGAAGCGGGACTCCGCCGAATGCACGATCTCGGAGTGACGACAATCGTCAATCTTCGAACGCCGGAGGAGATGCGAACCGTACCGTTCGACGAACCGGCCCTCGCCGCTCGACTCGGGATGACGTACGTCTTTCTTCCGAGCGGGGACACGGACCATCCCTTTGATCCGGGGACGGTGACCCAGTTCAGCGACGCGCTCGGCCGCACCAAGGGGAAGGTGCTGCTGCACTGCGCGGTGGGCTGGCGCGCGCGGCACCTGTGGGCCGCCTACCTCATCAAGGAGCGTGGAACATCCGTCGACAGCGCTCTCGCGAACGCGCGAGCACTTGGACCGATGACTCGGGACACGAACAAACCGGCGCCGGTGGAACAGTACCTTGGGCGCGAACTTCCTGAACTTCGCGTTCCTTCCGCTGGGCGGAGGACCGCGGCCCCATAG
- a CDS encoding sigma-70 family RNA polymerase sigma factor: protein MRVHASARALAKRLVKGRQRADDIAQDMALDFLRRIRAGAAIRPERVDAYVATIVMRRRSDMRLRRRRAGARDWTFLGEISAGRRAWMNPEVQWEARELEALYRRTLDSLPPRCRQAFVAVREDSQTYAEAARTLGCSVKMIAKHVTRAQRVFRAVLRERGIAVPREKRRTGSCVALSKPLAYSERNAASESAHVNRRAMILV from the coding sequence GTGCGCGTGCACGCGAGCGCGCGTGCGTTGGCAAAGCGTCTCGTCAAAGGCAGGCAGCGGGCGGACGACATCGCGCAGGACATGGCGCTGGACTTCTTGAGGCGGATCCGCGCGGGTGCCGCGATTCGGCCGGAACGTGTCGACGCGTACGTCGCGACCATCGTCATGCGCCGACGGAGCGACATGCGGCTGCGGCGCCGGCGCGCGGGTGCACGGGATTGGACATTCCTGGGCGAGATCTCAGCAGGCCGGCGCGCTTGGATGAATCCGGAGGTCCAGTGGGAGGCGCGAGAGTTGGAAGCGCTGTACCGCCGAACGCTTGATTCTCTGCCGCCGCGCTGCCGCCAAGCCTTCGTCGCGGTGAGGGAGGACAGCCAAACGTACGCCGAGGCCGCCCGAACGCTCGGCTGCTCGGTGAAGATGATCGCCAAGCATGTGACGCGAGCGCAGCGGGTGTTCCGCGCCGTATTGCGCGAGCGGGGCATTGCCGTGCCGCGCGAGAAGAGGAGAACCGGGTCTTGCGTCGCCCTTTCCAAGCCCCTGGCTTACTCGGAGCGCAATGCCGCGAGTGAATCTGCTCATGTCAATCGCCGTGCGATGATTTTGGTGTAG